In a single window of the Nodularia spumigena CCY9414 genome:
- a CDS encoding DUF4090 family protein has translation MSTTKGADAIDEAIAQGIDFDGSPIPPEKLELYSKVMALEGNRQRSGVSNTMRSRIVRIGAKHIPQAELDQFLVEAGFAPLKEKEVAFFYSGK, from the coding sequence ATGTCTACAACCAAGGGTGCTGATGCTATCGATGAAGCGATCGCTCAGGGAATCGATTTTGATGGTTCTCCCATTCCCCCTGAAAAGCTAGAATTGTATAGCAAAGTCATGGCTTTAGAGGGAAATAGACAGCGTAGTGGCGTATCTAATACTATGCGATCGCGCATTGTGCGAATTGGCGCAAAACATATTCCTCAAGCAGAACTCGATCAATTCCTTGTAGAAGCAGGTTTTGCACCCTTAAAAGAGAAAGAAGTTGCCTTTTTCTACAGTGGTAAGTAA
- a CDS encoding IS607 family transposase, with translation EDLERQKQVVELFCAQNGWQFEIIEDLGSGLNYSKKGLKRLIRLIVDSKLERLVLTHKDRLLRFGSELIFSLCEHFGTEIVIINRTEDSTFEEDLAQDVLEIITVFSARLYGSRSHKNKKIIEELKEVAVRL, from the coding sequence GAAGACCTAGAAAGACAAAAGCAAGTTGTTGAATTATTTTGCGCTCAAAATGGTTGGCAATTTGAAATTATAGAAGACTTAGGTTCAGGCTTAAACTACAGCAAAAAAGGATTAAAGAGATTAATCCGATTAATTGTTGATAGTAAACTTGAACGTCTTGTTTTAACCCATAAAGATAGACTATTGAGATTTGGTAGTGAATTAATTTTTAGTTTGTGTGAACATTTTGGAACAGAAATAGTAATTATCAATAGAACTGAAGACTCAACTTTTGAAGAAGACTTAGCTCAAGATGTTTTAGAAATAATTACAGTTTTTAGTGCCAGACTGTATGGATCTAGAAGTCACAAAAACAAGAAAATTATAGAGGAGTTGAAAGAAGTTGCTGTTCGGCTTTAA
- the iscB gene encoding RNA-guided endonuclease IscB — protein sequence MSNFVLVLDTNKKPLTPIHPGDARFLLNQQKAAVFRRFPFTIILKEPKSEVPTQPIELKIDPGSKTTGFALVQNNKVIWGMELQHRGLAIKESLETRKGVRRGRRSRHTRYRQARFLNRTKPQGWLAPSLSHRVLTINTWVKRLCNFAPITDIVEELARFDLQQLENPEISGFEYQQGELQGYEVREYLLNKWNRKCAYCTAENVPLQVEHIKPKAKGGTNRISNLCLACEKCNIKKGTQDIEKFLAKKPELLKQILSQAKRPLKDASAVNSTRWALFNKLKETGLPITTGSGGLTKFNRTRLGLPKTHWIDAACVGKVETLKILTTKILTVKSTGHSCRRFCRINKFGFPCTEPKKIFTHVSTGDFVKATLHKDRKNITSGKYVSRVKTPTKNGCEIVINGFRVEFSTMKDITKVHCSDGYSYV from the coding sequence ATGTCTAATTTTGTTCTAGTTCTTGATACCAACAAAAAACCACTTACTCCAATTCATCCAGGAGATGCACGTTTTTTATTAAATCAACAAAAAGCTGCTGTATTTAGAAGATTTCCATTTACCATAATTTTGAAAGAACCTAAATCTGAAGTTCCAACTCAACCGATTGAATTAAAAATAGATCCAGGGAGTAAAACTACAGGTTTTGCGTTAGTTCAAAATAATAAAGTCATCTGGGGTATGGAATTACAACACAGAGGTTTAGCTATTAAAGAAAGCCTAGAAACTCGAAAAGGAGTAAGGCGAGGAAGACGTTCTAGACATACTCGTTATCGTCAAGCTAGATTTCTTAACCGCACTAAACCTCAAGGTTGGTTAGCACCTTCTTTAAGCCATAGAGTTTTAACTATTAACACTTGGGTTAAAAGATTATGTAATTTTGCCCCAATAACTGACATAGTTGAAGAGCTTGCTAGGTTTGACCTACAGCAGCTAGAAAACCCGGAGATATCAGGCTTTGAGTATCAACAGGGAGAGTTACAAGGGTATGAAGTCCGTGAATATCTTTTGAATAAATGGAATAGAAAATGTGCATACTGTACTGCGGAAAATGTCCCTTTACAAGTTGAGCATATTAAACCAAAAGCCAAAGGAGGAACTAATAGAATTTCTAATTTGTGTCTAGCTTGTGAGAAATGCAATATCAAAAAAGGTACTCAAGATATTGAGAAGTTTTTAGCAAAAAAGCCTGAGTTGTTGAAGCAAATTTTATCCCAAGCCAAGCGTCCACTAAAAGATGCGTCTGCTGTAAATTCAACGAGATGGGCTTTATTTAATAAGTTAAAAGAAACTGGATTACCTATAACAACAGGTTCAGGAGGTTTAACTAAGTTTAATAGAACTCGTTTAGGATTGCCTAAAACTCATTGGATTGATGCTGCTTGTGTAGGAAAAGTTGAAACTCTCAAAATACTGACAACAAAAATTTTAACAGTAAAAAGCACGGGGCATAGTTGCAGAAGATTCTGTAGGATCAATAAATTTGGTTTTCCTTGCACTGAGCCTAAAAAAATATTCACTCATGTTTCTACAGGAGATTTTGTTAAGGCTACTTTGCACAAAGATCGTAAAAACATAACTTCTGGAAAGTATGTAAGTCGTGTTAAAACTCCCACAAAAAACGGATGTGAGATTGTTATCAATGGTTTTAGAGTTGAATTTTCAACAATGAAAGATATTACTAAGGTTCATTGTAGTGACGGGTATAGCTACGTTTGA
- the petA gene encoding cytochrome f, which yields MRNARTTASLTRTARAIMQTLLIAIATLTFYFTSDVALPQSAAAYPFWAQQTYPETPREPTGRIVCANCHLAAKPAEVEVPQSVLPDTVFKAVVKIPYDTNIQQVGADGSKVGLNVGAVLMLPEGFKIAPEDRISEELKEEVGDVYFQPYTEDSENVLLVGPIPGEQYQEIVFPVLSPNPATDKNIHFGKYSVHLGANRGRGQVYPTGEKSNNTIYNASATGTISKIAKEEDEYGNAKYLVNIQTESGDTTIDTIPAGPELIVSEGQSVTAGDALTNNPNVGGFGQKDVEIVLQDATRVKGMIAFIALVMLAQVMLVLKKKQVEKVQAAELNF from the coding sequence ATGAGAAATGCCCGTACCACAGCGAGTTTAACTCGCACTGCTAGAGCAATTATGCAAACATTGCTCATAGCGATCGCTACCTTGACATTTTACTTCACTAGCGATGTAGCCCTGCCCCAAAGCGCTGCGGCTTATCCCTTCTGGGCGCAACAAACCTATCCTGAAACCCCCCGCGAACCCACCGGGCGGATTGTCTGCGCTAACTGTCACTTAGCAGCTAAACCAGCAGAAGTAGAAGTTCCCCAATCAGTGTTACCTGATACCGTATTTAAAGCGGTGGTGAAAATTCCCTACGATACCAACATCCAACAAGTTGGTGCTGATGGTTCTAAAGTTGGTTTGAACGTCGGCGCTGTGTTGATGTTACCCGAAGGCTTCAAAATTGCACCTGAAGACCGCATTTCTGAAGAACTCAAAGAAGAAGTAGGCGATGTTTACTTCCAACCCTACACTGAAGACAGCGAGAATGTTCTTCTTGTGGGTCCAATACCCGGTGAACAGTATCAAGAAATTGTCTTCCCAGTTCTTTCTCCCAACCCCGCCACCGATAAGAATATTCACTTCGGTAAATATTCAGTTCACTTAGGTGCAAACCGGGGACGTGGACAAGTTTATCCTACTGGCGAAAAGAGCAATAATACCATTTACAATGCTTCCGCTACTGGCACAATCAGCAAGATTGCTAAAGAGGAAGATGAGTATGGTAATGCTAAATATCTAGTAAATATCCAAACAGAATCTGGCGATACTACTATTGATACAATTCCCGCAGGACCAGAATTGATTGTTTCTGAAGGTCAATCTGTAACTGCTGGTGATGCTTTGACTAATAACCCCAATGTTGGTGGATTTGGTCAAAAAGATGTAGAAATTGTATTGCAAGACGCAACCAGAGTTAAAGGCATGATTGCATTCATTGCTCTTGTCATGTTAGCTCAAGTTATGCTCGTGCTGAAGAAGAAGCAAGTTGAAAAAGTTCAAGCTGCTGAACTTAATTTCTAA
- a CDS encoding DUF3067 family protein, with amino-acid sequence MTGQELRKLLLDKWGYSYDVQFRRTKGKIFLQVMWKYLEQASFPLTEAEYQEHLDSIANYLQALGGVVQVQTFIAQTRDRPRLGKAVSIPLDLGERASEWIV; translated from the coding sequence ATGACAGGACAGGAATTACGCAAATTATTGCTTGACAAATGGGGATATTCTTACGATGTCCAGTTTCGGCGCACCAAGGGGAAGATATTTCTGCAAGTCATGTGGAAGTATCTGGAGCAAGCTTCTTTTCCCTTGACTGAGGCTGAGTACCAAGAGCATCTTGATAGCATTGCTAATTATCTTCAGGCTTTGGGTGGCGTTGTGCAAGTCCAAACATTTATTGCTCAAACGCGCGATCGCCCCCGACTGGGTAAAGCTGTGAGTATTCCTCTGGATTTAGGTGAACGCGCCTCGGAATGGATTGTTTGA
- the sppA gene encoding signal peptide peptidase SppA — MVWPFKSKFRKQIARIEITGAIAGSTRKRVLEALKTVEEKKFPALLLRIDSPGGTVGDSQEIYSALKRLRKKIKIVASFGNISASGGVYIGMGAEHIMANPGTITGSIGVILRGNNLERLLEKVGVSFKVIKSGPYKDILSFDRQLTAPEETILQELIDISYQQFVHTIAEARSLEVETVKTFADGRIFTGEQALELGVVDRLGTEEDARCWTAEMVGLDPDKAPCYTLEERKPLLSRVLPGSRQVSSGLGAGINWLEFEMSTSGLPLWLYRP; from the coding sequence ATGGTCTGGCCTTTCAAGTCCAAATTTCGGAAACAAATTGCGCGAATTGAAATTACTGGTGCGATCGCTGGTTCTACTCGCAAACGGGTGTTAGAAGCCCTAAAAACCGTAGAAGAGAAAAAGTTTCCCGCTTTACTCCTACGCATCGATAGTCCTGGAGGTACAGTTGGAGATTCGCAAGAAATCTACAGCGCCCTCAAGAGGTTACGCAAGAAAATCAAAATTGTCGCCAGCTTTGGCAATATTTCCGCTTCTGGGGGTGTGTACATTGGCATGGGAGCCGAACATATCATGGCTAACCCTGGTACAATCACGGGGAGTATTGGCGTAATTTTGCGAGGTAACAACTTAGAACGCTTGCTGGAAAAAGTCGGTGTTTCTTTCAAAGTGATCAAATCTGGCCCTTACAAAGACATTTTGTCCTTTGACCGCCAACTGACTGCACCAGAAGAAACCATTTTGCAAGAGTTGATTGACATCAGTTATCAACAGTTTGTCCACACCATCGCCGAGGCGCGTTCTTTGGAAGTAGAAACTGTCAAAACTTTCGCTGATGGTCGAATTTTTACCGGAGAACAAGCTTTAGAATTAGGCGTTGTGGACCGCCTGGGAACTGAAGAAGATGCACGTTGCTGGACAGCAGAAATGGTGGGTCTTGATCCTGACAAAGCACCCTGTTATACCCTAGAAGAACGAAAACCTTTATTGAGTCGCGTTCTACCCGGAAGCCGTCAGGTTTCATCAGGACTGGGGGCGGGAATTAATTGGTTGGAATTTGAAATGTCTACCAGTGGTCTGCCACTGTGGTTATATCGACCATAA
- the aroH gene encoding chorismate mutase, with amino-acid sequence MEWQMRAIRGATTVSENTIAAITEAVTELIDELEQRNQLQPEEMISVTFSVTRDLDAIFPAAIARSRSGWDNVAMLDVQQMHVEGSLPRCIRFLIHAYLPASTPIHHIYLRQAAKLRPDWSLSQPLQPSQHIAKSKV; translated from the coding sequence GTGGAGTGGCAAATGCGGGCGATTCGTGGAGCAACAACCGTTTCTGAAAACACCATTGCAGCGATTACAGAAGCGGTTACAGAACTCATAGATGAATTAGAACAACGAAATCAACTCCAGCCAGAGGAGATGATTAGTGTGACTTTCTCGGTGACGCGTGATTTGGATGCGATTTTTCCGGCGGCGATCGCGCGATCGCGTTCTGGATGGGATAATGTCGCTATGTTGGATGTACAGCAAATGCACGTTGAAGGTAGCTTACCGCGATGCATCCGGTTTCTCATTCACGCTTACCTCCCAGCCTCTACACCCATTCATCATATTTATTTACGCCAAGCTGCTAAATTACGTCCAGATTGGAGTTTATCCCAGCCGTTACAACCATCACAGCACATAGCTAAGTCAAAAGTTTAA
- a CDS encoding RNA-guided endonuclease InsQ/TnpB family protein produces the protein MLFGFKTELKINNHQRTQLLQHCGVARHAWNWGLALTKQILEHNKLNPNSKIKFPTAIDLHKWLVALVKSENPWYYECSKSAPQEALRALKTAWDRCFKKISGVPKFKRKGKHDSFTLEGSVKNLESNKIQVPKIGVLQSYERLPQKEIKSVTISRKANRWFISFRFDVEKQDNKNLKVVGVDLGVKNLATLSTGEIIEGAKSYKKYESKLSRLQWLNRNKVINSNNWRKAQLKIAKLHLKIANIRKDTLHKLTTLLAKNHGKVVIEDLNVSGMLANRKLAKAISDMGFHEFRRQLTYKCELYSSELVVVDRWYPSSKTCSNCGTKKENLTLNERVFQCENCGFECDRDLNAAINLSKIDLSKAVS, from the coding sequence TTGCTGTTCGGCTTTAAAACTGAGTTAAAAATCAATAACCATCAGCGTACCCAACTACTTCAACATTGTGGTGTTGCTCGTCATGCTTGGAATTGGGGATTAGCTCTTACCAAACAGATATTAGAGCACAATAAGTTAAATCCTAATTCCAAAATAAAATTTCCTACTGCTATTGATTTACATAAATGGTTAGTAGCATTAGTAAAAAGTGAAAATCCCTGGTATTACGAATGTTCAAAATCAGCACCACAAGAAGCTCTACGAGCTTTAAAAACAGCATGGGATAGGTGCTTTAAAAAAATATCAGGAGTGCCTAAATTTAAGAGAAAGGGTAAACATGATAGCTTTACCTTAGAGGGTAGTGTCAAAAATTTAGAGTCAAATAAAATACAAGTACCGAAGATAGGAGTTCTCCAAAGTTATGAAAGACTACCTCAAAAAGAAATTAAATCAGTAACCATTAGTCGTAAGGCTAATAGATGGTTTATTAGTTTTAGATTTGATGTAGAAAAACAAGATAATAAAAACCTCAAAGTTGTGGGAGTAGACTTAGGTGTAAAAAATTTAGCTACTCTATCAACAGGTGAAATTATAGAAGGTGCAAAGTCTTACAAAAAATATGAATCTAAATTAAGCAGGTTGCAATGGTTAAACAGAAATAAAGTTATCAATTCAAACAATTGGAGAAAAGCACAACTAAAAATTGCTAAATTGCATCTGAAGATTGCCAACATTCGTAAAGATACATTACACAAACTTACTACTTTATTAGCCAAGAACCACGGCAAAGTGGTAATCGAAGATTTAAACGTATCTGGAATGTTGGCAAACAGGAAATTAGCAAAAGCAATCTCCGATATGGGATTTCATGAGTTTCGTCGTCAACTAACCTACAAGTGTGAATTGTATAGTTCTGAACTTGTCGTGGTTGATAGATGGTATCCCAGTTCTAAAACTTGTTCTAATTGCGGAACTAAAAAAGAAAATCTCACACTTAACGAAAGAGTTTTTCAATGTGAAAATTGCGGTTTTGAGTGTGATAGAGATTTAAACGCAGCTATCAATTTATCAAAAATTGATTTGTCAAAAGCTGTCAGTTAG
- the petC gene encoding cytochrome b6-f complex iron-sulfur subunit, with translation MAQFSESMDVPDMSRRQFMNLLTFGTVTGVALGALYPVVNYFIPPASGGAGGGTTAKDELGNDVSVSGFLASHNVGDRALVQGLKGDPTYMVVESKEAIGDYGINAICTHLGCVVPWNVAENKFKCPCHGSQYDATGKVVRGPAPLSLALAHTKTENDKIVLTPWTETDFRTDEEPWWS, from the coding sequence ATGGCTCAATTTTCTGAATCAATGGACGTGCCAGATATGAGCCGTCGTCAGTTCATGAATTTGCTGACTTTTGGAACAGTGACTGGTGTAGCTCTGGGTGCATTGTATCCCGTAGTCAACTACTTTATTCCACCTGCTAGCGGCGGCGCTGGTGGCGGTACAACAGCGAAAGACGAGCTGGGTAACGATGTTAGTGTCAGTGGCTTTCTAGCAAGTCACAACGTAGGCGATCGCGCCCTAGTTCAAGGACTCAAGGGCGACCCCACCTATATGGTCGTAGAAAGCAAAGAAGCCATTGGCGATTACGGTATTAATGCTATCTGCACACACTTAGGTTGTGTTGTTCCCTGGAATGTGGCAGAGAACAAGTTTAAATGTCCTTGTCACGGTTCCCAGTACGATGCAACTGGTAAGGTGGTCAGAGGTCCAGCACCTCTATCATTGGCTCTCGCACACACCAAAACCGAAAACGACAAAATCGTCTTGACTCCTTGGACTGAAACCGACTTCCGTACCGACGAAGAACCTTGGTGGTCTTAA